A single Triticum dicoccoides isolate Atlit2015 ecotype Zavitan chromosome 2A, WEW_v2.0, whole genome shotgun sequence DNA region contains:
- the LOC119355410 gene encoding uncharacterized protein LOC119355410 — MSRPLYNLRRRLLASTLRVLPSPSHRLSTTTSTPATRAPTTPVAVLWDLAASRPPSKHPLYDSAVRLHLAASSFGRLRFSAAFLHPCHRLPDPDPSADATNLCRVCGRKFRARDALLRHFDTIHTREHAKRLERIESSRGDRRVRLAASLSFKLSKYTKAARELTAGVNPGSPADELRRAGVHAELSRYPSTALRDRAQEVLDDGSVGCLLLVSGREELSPLLRLAKEKGVRSVVVGGESGLARWADTGFTWAEVIAGKARKAAPSMSGKWRDRDVLKGLEWRYEDDDEEDVMFEEDGDGDGSEELAGSANGKPWWKLESDGEDSSLCT; from the coding sequence ATGTCCCGGCCGCTCTACAATCTCCGGCGACGCCTCCTCGCCTCAACCCTTCGAGTCCTCCCATCGCCCTCGCACcgcctctccaccaccacctccactccGGCAACCCGCGCCCCCACCACCCCCGTGGCCGTCCTCTGGGACCTGGCCGCCTCCCGCCCGCCCTCCAAGCACCCCCTCTACGACTCCGCCGTCCGCCTCCACCTCGCCGCCTCCTCCTTCGGCCGCCTCCGTTTCTCCGCCGCGTTCCTCCACCCCTGCCACCGGCTCCCCGACCCCGATCCCTCCGCCGACGCCACCAATCTCTGCCGCGTCTGCGGCCGCAAATTCCGGGCCCGCGACGCGCTGCTCCGCCACTTCGACACCATCCACACCCGCGAGCACGCCAAGCGCCTCGAACGAATCGAGTCCTCCCGCGGGGACCGCCGCGTGCGCCTCGCCGCGTCCCTGTCTTTCAAGCTCTCCAAGTACACCAAGGCCGCCCGCGAGCTCACCGCCGGCGTGAACCCGGGCTCTCCAGCCGACGAGCTGCGCCGAGCCGGAGTCCACGCCGAGCTCTCCAGGTACCCGTCGACCGCCCTCCGGGATCGCGCCCAAGAGGTGCTCGACGATGGGTCCGTGGGCTGCCTGCTGCTGGTCTCGGGGCGGGAGGAGCTCTCCCCTCTGCTGCGACTGGCGAAGGAGAAGGGCGTGCGGTCGGTGGTGGTCGGCGGCGAGTCAGGGCTGGCAAGGTGGGCAGACACAGGCTTCACCTGGGCAGAGGTGATCGCCGGAAAGGCCAGGAAGGCAGCGCCGTCCATGTCCGGGAAATGGCGGGACAGGGACGTGCTCAAGGGGCTGGAGTGGAGgtatgaagatgacgacgaggaagaTGTGATGTTTGAGGAGGACGGCGATGGAGATGGTTCAGAAGAGCTGGCAGGGAGTGCAAACGGAAAGCCATGGTGGAAGCTGGAATCAGATGGCGAGGACTCATCACTTTGCACATAA